Part of the Nitrospirota bacterium genome is shown below.
AACTGCTCTCACACATTCGCTTCGAGCCGACTCGGGATCGCCTGTGGTTTGTGGGCGATCTGGTCAATCGCGGCCCCGACTCGCTCGGCGTCCTGCGATACGTGAAAGAGCTTGGCCCAGCGGCCGTGACCGTGCTCGGCAACCATGATCTGTTTCTCTTGGCCGCCGCGTCCGGAATCGCCGCGCCCCGTGCCATGGATACGATCCAGCCGATCCTGGCCGCGCCAGACCGTGACGAGTTGCTGGCCTGGCTCCGATGCCAACCCCTGCTCTACCGTGAGGGCCCCTTCACGATGGTGCATGCAGGCCTGCTCCCGCAATGGACGATCGAGCAAGCCGAAGGGCTGGCGCGCGAAGTCGAGACGGTCCTGGCCGGCCCGGACTATCAAGAAGTGCTGCGAGCCTCCGTTGCATCTCCCTCCGTCCAATGGTCGGATGACCTGACCGGTCTGCCACGGCTCGCCTCCCTGGCCCACGTCTTCACCAGACTCAGAACCTGCACGGTGGATGGTATGATGAGTACGTCCTACAACGGCCCGCCGGATC
Proteins encoded:
- a CDS encoding symmetrical bis(5'-nucleosyl)-tetraphosphatase; protein product: MATYAIGDVQGCFTSLQQLLSHIRFEPTRDRLWFVGDLVNRGPDSLGVLRYVKELGPAAVTVLGNHDLFLLAAASGIAAPRAMDTIQPILAAPDRDELLAWLRCQPLLYREGPFTMVHAGLLPQWTIEQAEGLAREVETVLAGPDYQEVLRASVASPSVQWSDDLTGLPRLASLAHVFTRLRTCTVDGMMSTSYNGPPDHAPSGFLPWLHIPTRRSSEATIVCGHWAALGLYLSDNVLALDSGCVWGRELTAVRLENRQVFQVPCNSEDCPGY